One part of the Vicia villosa cultivar HV-30 ecotype Madison, WI linkage group LG6, Vvil1.0, whole genome shotgun sequence genome encodes these proteins:
- the LOC131612755 gene encoding pentatricopeptide repeat-containing protein At5g08305-like, giving the protein MKHLQFVRRWSSWALSIKKASSSSPTKALHLYSKMHRNGVPFDSFCILFTLKSSTHLHSLPILHQLHTHIIKLGFISQIHVANCLLNGYVLLSFIDACVLFDEMPQRHTVTWNTMILGYSRLGDMSKARELFEDMPQRDSVSWSSVISGFTKVGSYMQSLCLFRRMLFVEGTKPDQVTCGAVLSGCAHMGSFGLLGGRSVHGFIVKNGWDLNVEIGTALVNMYAKGGVLRNAAMVFELIDERDVMAWTVMICGVARCGFNKEALVVFEKMQMVGIEPNELTFTGVLNACARGGFVEEGRRYFKMIEECGLEPRVQHYACLVYLIGKSGNLEEAYEIIKTMKVEPNVVVLGSFLSACKDQKQYEIAERVIEQVLKMANPENDRGLYNLIADLYVIGEKLEEAERLKKSMVNEHVRQAKGLNFDRNVFR; this is encoded by the coding sequence ATGAAACATCTACAATTTGTTAGAAGATGGAGTTCATGGGCTTTATCTATTAAAAAAgcctcttcatcatcaccaacaaAAGCTTTGCATCTCTACTCCAAAATGCATAGAAATGGTGTTCCTTTTGACTCTTTCTGCATTCTCTTCACCTTAAAATCTTCCACCCATTTACATAGCTTACCCATCCTTCATCAACTTCATACACATATCATTAAACTCGGTTTCATCTCTCAAATCCATGTTGCAAATTGTCTTTTAAATGGTTACGTTCTTCTATCTTTCATTGATGCATGTGTCCTGTTCGATGAAATGCCGCAGAGGCATACTGTCACGTGGAACACGATGATTTTGGGGTATTCGAGATTGGGTGATATGAGTAAAGCACGTGAGTTGTTTGAAGATATGCCGCAGAGAGATAGTGTTTCATGGTCTTCTGTGATTTCGggttttacaaaagttggaagtTATATGCAAAGTTTGTGTCTTTTTAGACGGATGTTGTTTGTGGAAGGAACGAAGCCGGATCAGGTGACTTGTGGTGCGGTTTTATCTGGTTGTGCTCACATGGGGTCTTTTGGATTGTTAGGTGGAAGATCTGTTCATGGTTTCATAGTGAAAAATGGGTGGGATTTGAATGTTGAGATAGGTACTGCTTTGGTTAACATGTATGCTAAAGGTGGGGTTTTGAGAAATGCTGCTATGGTTTTTGAGTTGATAGATGAAAGGGATGTTATGGCTTGGACAGTGATGATTTGCGGAGTTGCACGATGTGGGTTTAATAAAGAAGCATTGGTTGTGTTTGAGAAGATGCAAATGGTTGGAATTGAACCGAATGAATTGACTTTCACTGGGGTGCTTAATGCTTGTGCTCGTGGTGGATTTGTTGAGGAGGGAAGAAGGTatttcaagatgattgaagaatgTGGTTTGGAGCCAAGAGTTCAACATTATGCATGTTTGGTTTATTTGATTGGGAAAAGTGGGAATCTAGAGGAAGCTTATGAGATTATCAAAACAATGAAAGTGGAACCAAATGTTGTTGTTTTGGGTTCTTTCTTGTCGGCTTGTAAGGATCAAAAGCAATATGAGATTGCTGAGAGGGTGATTGAGCAGGTCCTGAAGATGGCAAATCCAGAAAATGATAGAGGGCTTTATAACCTTATTGCTGATTTGTATGTCATTGGTGAGAAATTGGAAGAGGCTGAAAGGTTGAAGAAATCAATGGTTAATGAGCATGTGAGACAAGCAAAGGGGTTAAATTTTGACAGAAATGTATTTAGATAA